From the Trifolium pratense cultivar HEN17-A07 linkage group LG4, ARS_RC_1.1, whole genome shotgun sequence genome, the window ttttattttatttagaattttaatTCTCATTTCATTTTCATGCCACTTTTTGATGAtgtaatttattcatttatgacATTTCATCACTTAATAGACATATTTTTACTAAGATAGATATTCAATGTGGACATATTTTTcattcttaataaaaataagcATTGTCTCATAGGTGTAGCTCAAATAACAGTTAACAGGAATATTGGAGTGATTGGGGTTCGAACTTCAGATTCCAcctttctccacatttaaatgttaGTTTTTACCATTAGGCTACTTGTCAAAACAAATAAAGATTTGAACGAATCATTTAAGATAGTTAAAACTTTgggtaaaataattttttattacctCTTGATGAATTTTTTTCCACCCGAACTGCCTAATCTAGTTTGATCTTCCCTAATAAATTCAGTGTCAATCaacactgaaccaactaataaTCTCTACCAAATTCAATGTCAATTATCATTGGATCAACTAATAATTGGATCAACTAATAATTGATCgatgaaattttgaattaaacAAACCTTTTCCTCAAAAGTTTGATTAAAAACCAGTAATTATTATATTGAGAAGTGGTTTATTCAAGAACAAAATTTAGGTTAATTTTATTAGTagtttttgtaaattaaaaattgaatagttttaattaattaattaattaatccgTATTATTAGCATTACCTTAACGAGTAAGAGACTGCGTGTGAGAGAGTCCAAGTCGGTGTGACAACAAAACTTAAACGAAAGAGAGCGAACAAAGCGTTCTGTGGTGTGCTCTGAAATTCaatcaaacaaatttcaatGGCGAAACTTGAAGCGAAGTTAGGAATGATCGTTGACAAGGTCAATCAATTTTTCTCCGGCAACGACCTTCTTCCCTCCTGCGATCCCGATATCGTCGCTGTACGTATTCACTACTCTCTCTTTCAATCTTACGGTTTCTGTTCATTCCTCACTTCAATTCAATTTCTAACCGTTTTTGCATCATTCAAACCTAATTTCTTTCAGATTTTGTTCCTTATATGTGCATAAACAAGCTCAATTTTGAACCTATAATAGTAGTTACATTACATCGACTTGCAGAAAACTGAGAATTTAGGTCCAATTTGGATTAGTTTCTAGCTTATGGAAGCTTCATAATTCAAgttagtttataattttttgtttatagagAATTTAAAATGAAGAGAATCTAAAGGTGAGAACTTATTATTATGATGGATGATGATATTGAGATGCATAAACATAAGTTAATTTCAATTTATACAAGAGGCTATTGTTTGAAAAACTTTTGTTATGACAATTTCATGTATGTTTCTTGTCAAGTTTATTTAGACTAGGAGTCTATTtcgattgacttatttgagtttagaTACTGGCATAAGCACTTGCGAGACtgtgagtgagagagagagcTTATAAATAAATCACTTCAGGAtggcttatgaaaacaacttataaaatgaAGAAGCACAAACACACCGACACAAAACACTTGCGAGACTgtttgaattatgtcattttttcaaattattatcggtgtcagtGTCCATATCATTATCCTTGCTtcatagcttataacttatatgaaaatagtttgactaTTTTGAGTccgtttggattggcttatttttttaacttatgcaaataaataagcttttatgtattattataagcttgtcAAAGTAGTTTGTGAAAAAACAGTTTACGAAGATACAATTTTCGTTagtgagaacttatgaattaacataaaagcttatttatatgcataagttgttttgcataagcttaaaaataagccaatccaaacgggtttgtcttttgttatagaaatagcttaatTAATACATAAGTACTTGTATGATAAGCACTTCATTaagatgtttatccaaacaggggcGTGATTCTATCCCTTACCTTTTGTTTTGCTGCTTTTTAATTTGATATGTGTATATCTCTAGGGATGTGAAAGAGAGGTTGCTGAGGCAGAAAAACTACCCTCCTCTGATGAGGCTCTGCAAGAATCTCTCTTGCGTTTATCATGGGCTCTTGTCCACTCAAAGCGTCCAGAAGATGTGCAGCGTGGAATAGCAATGCTTCAAAGTAAACCACAACTTCTGTATCTCACTCTTTTACTTAACATGCAAGTGTATATGTATTCAGCAGGGTAATACTGTTGTTATCTATGTGCAATTATGTTGATAATAAAATTACATGTGTATGGCAGCATCAATACCTAATGCAGCTGAGCCGCTGCGGCAAAGGGAGAAGCTTTATCTTCTGGCTGTTGGATATTATAG encodes:
- the LOC123924159 gene encoding mitochondrial fission 1 protein A-like, which gives rise to MAKLEAKLGMIVDKVNQFFSGNDLLPSCDPDIVAGCEREVAEAEKLPSSDEALQESLLRLSWALVHSKRPEDVQRGIAMLQTSIPNAAEPLRQREKLYLLAVGYYRSGDYSRSRDLVETCLEIAPDWRQALTLKEATEERIKKDGLIGIGIAATAAATAVGLIAGGIAAAVSRKR